A single region of the Candidatus Omnitrophota bacterium genome encodes:
- a CDS encoding ATP-binding protein has translation MNNQLKFNAIFPASVEELPNICHLVCDAARQSGMEDDNLWKLETSLDEACTNIACYGYGDREDGKIWLQWELRGDEFIVTIKDEGKPFDQTKPTNPDFASDICHRKAGGLGRYIMTRFLDGMDYFRENGKNTLILMKKLSAKKESSANV, from the coding sequence ATGAACAATCAACTGAAATTTAACGCCATTTTTCCCGCCAGCGTGGAAGAACTGCCGAATATATGCCACTTGGTTTGCGATGCCGCCCGGCAGTCGGGGATGGAAGACGATAATCTTTGGAAATTGGAAACATCCCTGGATGAAGCTTGTACTAATATTGCCTGTTACGGCTATGGCGATCGGGAGGACGGCAAAATCTGGCTGCAATGGGAACTGCGGGGAGACGAATTCATCGTAACCATCAAAGACGAAGGAAAGCCGTTCGATCAAACGAAGCCCACCAATCCCGATTTCGCTTCCGACATCTGCCATCGCAAAGCGGGCGGCCTGGGACGCTATATCATGACCCGCTTCCTCGACGGGATGGATTATTTTCGTGAAAATGGGAAAAATACTCTGATCTTAATGAAGAAATTATCGGCCAAGAAAGAATCCTCCGCCAACGTCTAA